CTCTGGTTCGCGCATCAACTCCGGCGCCGACGATGCGGCCGGCCTCTCGCTGGCCAACGGCCTGCAGGCCAACTCGGCGGCTCTGACGCAGTCCTCGACCAATGCGAGCGAAGGCGTGGGCCTGCTGCAGGTGGCCGACGGCGCGCTCTCCCAGGTGACCAGCCTGCTCAACCGCGCGGTCACGCTGGCCACTGAGGCCTCGAACGGCACGCTGAACAGTTCACAGGATGCGGCCGCCAACCAGGAGTATCAGTCGATCCTTTCCGAAATCAATAACATCGGTTCGACGACCACCTACAATTCCAAGCAGGTTTTCACCGGCGCGGCAGCCGGCGTGTCCATCTACACGGGCGACTCTTCGAGCTCCGGTTCGTCGATCGACAACCTCTACTTCGCTCCCTTGACCTCGTCTTCGGTGGGTGATGCTGGCGGCACGGTGCAGCAGAGCTCCTCGGGTCAGTTCGTCGATCTCTCGAAGGACACCTCCGGCGCGCTGACCACGGCGGCAACCCAGGGCGATGCCATCAGCGGCGCGCTCAAGTTCACGATCACCAACGCCGACGGTACCACCAGCACCATCACCACGACAGCCACCACGGTCAGCGGCCTCATCCAGGAGATCAACAAGGACGGCATTCCTGGCGTGACGGCATCCTTCACCACGGCTGGCGCTGTGGGCCTCGCCAGCGGCACCGTCAATGCCGGCGATACCGGCATCCTGTTGACCAACACCAACTCGTCGGTGGCAATCGCCGAAGGCGCCACGGCTGTCACCGATACGCCAACCACGATTGCCAGCACGCTGGCCACCTCGACCAAGGGCGTGGCGACGATTGACTATGTAGCCGCCTCCGGTGGCGACACGACCGCGAACCTTTCCACGACCGACCTGAGCAGCAGTGCCGATGCCCAGAACGCCCTCAGCGCTCTGAACGGCGCCATCAGCGACGTGGCCGCGCAGCGTGGTTACATCGGTGCGCAGATTAACACACTGAATGCGGTAGCCAACGTAGAAACGACGCAGCAGGAGAACGTCACCTCCGCGGAGAACTCCGTCATGGCCACCGACTATGCCTCGGCGACCTCGCAGATGTCGAAGTACGAGATCCTGTCTCAGACCGGCATCAGTGCGCTCGCGCAGGCCAACAGCATGCAGCAACTCGTCACCAAGCTCCTCCAGTAGTTCCACCGTCATATCCCAACCCGCGGAGGGCTTCGGCCCTCCGCGTTCTTTTTTCGCTCGCGCGCCCGGGAGCCTCTCGACAGCCCTCATCAAGTTTCTTTTTCCCCTGCCGATACACTCTGCATGAGCACGGTAGGTCTTTCCTTCGGTTCGCCCACGAGTGGTCAGGGATTTGACGTGACCACAACCGTCAACAACATTGTGACCAATCTGCAGGCGGTGGAAACACCCTGGAAGAATCAGTTGACCAGCCTGCAATCGCAGGATACGGCGCTGACCAGCATTGGCACCGATCTCAGCGCGCTGTCCACATCGCTGCAGGCGCTCACAGATTTTCAGGGCGTGCTGGCCGGCAAGCAAGGGTCCAGCTCTGACACCTCGGTGCTTGAGTTGACCTCGGCGGCCGCGACGGCGGTGGCCGGCAGCCACACTATCGTGGTGACGAGCCTGGCGCAGACCTCTTCGTATTACAGCAACGCAGTGGCAGCCACCGACACGCTCTCCGGCTCCTTGAGCATTCAGGTGGGCAGCGGCAGCGCGCAGACCATCAATATCAATTCCACTAACAACACGCTGTCTTCGCTGGCCAGTGCCATCAACTCGGGCAGCTATGGGGTCACGGCCAATGTGCTCACCGACTCCTCTGGCTCACGGCTGGAGCTGGTGAGCAATACCAGCGGCTCGGGGGGTAACATTACGGTCGGTGGATCGCTGGCTGACACCACCACCAGCTCCGCCGTCAGCTTCACGCAGGCGCAGGCCGGGGCCGATGCGAAGCTGACGGTGGATGGCATTGCGTTGACCAGCGCCTCGAATACGGTCTCGAATGCGCTGCCCGGGGTAACGTTCCAGTTGTTGAGTGCCTCGCCCGGCACCAATGTGCAGGTGCAGATCACCAATGACAATACGGCGGTGGAGACGGCGGTGAGTAACTTTGTGACCGCGTACAACAAGGTGGTCGGCGATTTGAACACCCAGGAGGGCAATACCTCCTCGGGAACCCCGGAGCCGCTCTTCGGCAATCCGACGATCGCTACGCTGCAGCAGACGCTCGAAAGCGCCCTGAACTTTGCGCAACCTGCAAACGCCGCCTCCACCTCGACGACCATCGGGACCAAGGACACGCTCTCGGGCAGCATTGCCATCTCGGTGGGTGGCGGGACGGCACAGACCGTGAATGTGAACAGCAGCACCCCGACGCTGGCCGGCCTCGCCTCGGCCATCAATTCCGCAAATCTGGGCGTGACGGCCAGTGTGATCACTTCCGGCAGCGACTCCACGCTGAGCCTGGTGAATGCAACCAGTGGCTCGACCGGCGCTATCGGCATCACCAGCAGCCTCACCGACACGACCACGGGCAGCGCGGTCGCTTTCGGCTCTTCGGTGGCCAACGGGGTAACTTCCGCCACGCAGTTGGGCATTTCCGTCAACAATGACGGCACGCTGACGCTCAACAGTGACACTCTCAACTCTCTGCTGAACAGCAACTATCAGGACGTGGTGAACTTCCTGCAGCCGAGCGGCGGCTACACCTCGTTTGGCGGCAATATGACCTCGGTGCTGAGCAACCTGGGCAATAGCGGATCGAGCGGCGCGATCTATCTGGCGCTGCAGGAGAATTCAACGGTCGAGTCGCAGTTGAACACTAATATCAGCAACGAAGAAAACCTCATCAGCCAGCAGAAAACGGAACTGACCAGTCAACTGAACCAGGCCAACATTACGCTGCAGGAGATCCCCATGCAGTTGAATCAGGTCAATGAGATGTACAGCGCCATCACCGGATACGACAAGGTCTACAACGGGTAAACAGAATGAATTATCAGAAGGAAGCGCTGGCCGGAAAGAATCCGGTCGAGCTGATCGTCGCCTTGTATGACGGAATGATCCGTTTTCTTCATGAGGCGGTGGCCGCCATCGAGCGCGGGGATACCTCCGGGCGGCGTGTAGCCATCAAACGCGTACTCGATATCCTGATGCATCTGCAATCGCGGTTACGCATGGATGTCGGCGGCACGTCGGCGCAGTCGCTCTCGGAGTTTTACGCCGCTATCTTTGCCCTGTGCCTGGAAGGCTCGCGGCTGGCCTCGGTGAAGCGCCTCGAAGAGGCCATGGCCTGCGTGCGCGATGTGCGCGAGGCATGGAACATAGTCGCCCGCGATCCCGAAGTGCTCCGCATGCTGGAGCAGGAGTCGCAGGCTCCGCAACTCACCCACAGCACCCTTGCGCAGGAGCCGGCGATGGCCTCGGCACGCTGGTCGGCGTGAGAAGCAGTCTCCAGTTGTCAGTTATCAGTCCACAGTTGCCAGTGGTCAGCTTTCAGTCCTCAGTTGTCAGTCCCCAGTGCTCGGCAGTCAGTGGCAGTTCCGCGGTGGTTGGCCTCCGGTGATCCGCTCTCTTCCGCTTTGTGCTCCGTCTCACACCGCGTCGCGACTCAGAATGACGCCGGGCAAGGCAGGCGACTGCGACAGAGCAGTCATCGCTGACCACTGGAAACTACCCGCCGCCGGCTATGAATCACAACCGAGAACTGGCCACTGGCAACTGACAACTGTGGACTGACAACTGGCAAATGTCTCTCTACTGCGTGACGGCCAGCTCTTCCTCCAGTTGCTGCTTCTGGTGCAGATCGGCATAGTAGCCGTTGCGGGCCATCAGCTCGTCATGCGTGCCATATTCCACAATGCGGCCATGCACCAGCACGGCGATATGGTCGGCGTGGCGCACCGTGGAGACCCGGTGCGAGATCAGGATGGTCGTGCGGCCTTCCATCACTCGGCCGAGGTGCGTGAGAATCTGCTCTTCGGTATTCGTGTCCACGCTGGCCAGCGCGTCGTCGAGAATCAGAATCCGCGGGCGGCGCAGAATGGCGCGCGCCAGCGCGGAGCGCTGCTTCTGCCCGCCGGAGAGCGTGATGCCGCGCTCGCCCACCACCGTCTCAAAGCCGTGCGGAAACAACTCAAACTCGGCGCGAATGTGCGCCGCTTCCGCGGCTTCCATGACTTCTTCGGGAGTCGCGTGCGGCGCGCCCAGCGCGATGTTTTCGCGAATCGTGGTGCTGAAGAGAAAGCTTTCCTGCGGCACAAAGCCGATCTGCGAGCGCAGGGTCTCGAAGCCGTAGTCCTGAATGGGGCGGCCATCGATCAGCACGCTGCCGTAGGCTGCATCGTAGAGGCGCGGAATCAGGTTGACGAGCGTCGTCTTGCCCGAGCCGGTCGGCCCCACGATGGCCAGGCTGCCTCCGGCCGGAATGGTCAGATCGATGCCGTGCAGCACTTCTGTGCCGTTGTCATAGGCAAAGTTGAGATTGCGGAAGGTGACCTCGCCCGTGATCGGCACGCCATTCAGATCCGGGCGTGCGAGCGATTCATCAATCGCCGGCTTGGCCGTCAGCAGCTCATGCACGCGCATGACCGAGGCTGTGCCGCGTTCAAACAGATTCACTACCCAGCCCAGCGCGATGATGGGCCACGTCAGCATGAGCATGTAGGTGGTGAAGGCGACAAAATCGCCCACGCTGATCTGGTGCCGAATGACCTCGTGGCCGCCGACCAGCAGGGCAATGGCGATGGCCAGCCCAAGAATGAATTCGAGCGTGGGCCACAGCATGCCCATGAGCTGCACCAGGCGCAGGCTGCGGCGAATGTACTCGCGATTCGATTTCTCGAAGGCCTGAATCTGCGCCTCTTCCTGCGCAAAGGCGCGGATGAGCCGCGCGCCGGAGAAGTTCTCCTGCGCCTGCGCCGAAATGTCAGAGAACATGGCCTGGATGCGCTCGAAGCGCTCGTGAATCCTGCGCCCCAGAGCTTGCACCAGAATGCTGGCCAGCGGCAGCGGCGCCAGCGCCAGCAGCGTGAGGCGCGGGCTGATGCGCAGCAGAAAATAAAGCGAGCCCAGCGTGAAGAGCAGCGTGTTGGCGCTGTACATGATGGCCGGCCCCAGCAGCATGCGCACTGCATTGAGGTCATTGGTCATGCGCGCCATGATGTCGCCGGTACGGTTCTGGTGAAAGTAGCTGGCCGGCTGGCGTTCCAGTTGCCGGAACATGTCATTGCGCAGATCGAACTCGATTTCGCGCGAGATGCCGATCATGATCCAGCGGGTCAGAAACAGGAAGACACCCTTGGCCGCGGCGACGGCGACCAGCAGCCCGGCATAGAACAGAATCTTCTGCTTTGTCACGCCCGAGTTCAGGTCATCGACCGCCGCGCGAATCACCTGGGGAAAGAAGATCCAGATGGCATTGCTGCAGACGACCGAGACGCCGCCCCAGAAGAACTGGCGGCGATAGCGTTTCAAATACGGGACGAGCGGCTTGAGCTTGCGGAACATAAGGGCGTTATTTAAGTAGATGTTCGCAGAAGCAGGTAAGTTCCAGCCAGTGCGAACAATATATCGGGCGACCACGCGGCCAGGAACGCGGGCAGCATGCTCACATCTCCCATCGCTTCAAAGGTGCCCGAGATGAGCCAGTAGGCAATCGCCACCCCGATCGCGACCGAGACCCCCGCCAGCGAGCCGCGTTTGCCCATGGAGAGCGCAAACGGCACCGCCAGCACGGCCATCACCAGCGTGATGAGCGGGTCGGCCAGCTTGCGGTCCAGTTGCACGCGCAGCCGCACGGTGTCAAAGCCGCTCTGGCTCAGGTCGGCGATGTAGTGCCGCAGTTGCGCAAAGCTCATCTCCGTGGACTGGCGGAAATCCTTCTCAAAATAGTGCGGCGTCTCGATCATCTCCGGCAGCGTGGTGACGGCAAAGGGCTGGTAGCTCTGAATCTCGTGGTTTTCAAAGGTGCGCGTCCAGCCGTCCTGCAATATCCAGCGATGGTCCTTCTGGTCCCACGAGGCCATCTGCGCAAAGGTGCGCTTCATGAGCGTGAAGCTCTGCGGATCGAACTCGAAGACCGTCAGATTCAGGAAGGTATTCGTGTCCGGATCAAAATACTGGTAGTAGAAAATCATGCCCGGGTGCCCGGGCTCGCGCTTGCCAAACATCCACTGCTCGCCAGGATGACTGGTGGTCTGCGCCGGCAGGCCCTTGATCTCATTGCGCAGGGCCTGCTGCTTCCGGTTGGCCTGCGGCACGTAATACTCGTTGAAAAAGAAGAGCCCCACGGCCATGAGTGAGGCAATCACCATGATGGGCAGCACAATGCGGTAGAGGCTGATGCCGGTGGCCTTCATGGCCGTGATTTCGCTCGAGCGGTTCATCAGGCCAAAGACCACCAGCACCGCAATCAGCACCGCCAGCGGCGTGATCAGGTAGATCATGCTGGGCGTCAGGTCAATGAGGTATTCGCCCACGACCAGCAGTGAGGAGTGGTTGCGGATGATGTCGCCCACCAGCTCAAAAAAGGTGAAGAAGAGCATCAGCATCACAAAGCTGACCAGCACCATCACAAAGACCCGCAGAAATTCGCGAATCACATACTCATCCAGCAGCAGCGGAAAATGGCCGCGCAGCGGGCGGCGGCGCGTGGTCGAGACAGCGTGGCGCGTGTCGATCGCGTCGTCTTTTTTACGCGAGCGAAACCAGGTGCCCGCCGTGGCGATGGCATTGATGGCGGCTCCGCCGGTAGACATCTGGCGCAGCAGAAAAATGCCGCATCCGGCGAAGAGCACGTTGGCCATCCACACGCCGATCAGGGGTGGAATCTTGCCTTGCCGGGCCAGCGCCGTCCCCGTAGACGAGAGGAAGTAATAAATGAAGACCAGAGCTATGGTGATGACGAAGCCACCGCTCTTGCCTCCGCGCCGCGACGACATGCCGAGCGGCACGCCCACCAGCATCAGCACCAGGCAGGCCGTGGGGTAGGCGAGCCGCTTCTGCAGCTCAATGAAAAACCATGTGCCGCCCTTGCCGTGCGAGCGCTCGATCAGCTCCCGGTTGGTCATGGCGAGAATGCGCTTGTCAGTGCGGTGAAAGCGCACATCCTCTTGCGAGCCGGTGCGCAGAGGCACGTCGGTCTCAGTAAAGGTGGAGAGGTTATAGTCGCCCGGCTCGGTGGGCGAGAGCTGGTGCTGCGCGCCATCATGCAGGCGCATCAGGATGGTCTGGTTGGGGCCATTGATCACCGTGGCGCTTTCAGCCGTGGTGATGGAGGGTGCGTCGGGATTGGTCAGGTTGGCGATGAAGACCTTTCCCCAGCGGGCCGCGCCGCGCCCGGCCTTCACGTCTTCGACGTAGAGCACGTAGTTCTTGAAGTCTTCGTAGAAGACGCGCGGCTGCACTTCATAGGAGGCCTGCGCGTTGGCGAGGCTTTGCTCCAGGTGAATGGTCTGCCGCGACGACCACGGCGCAAGGTAGAGGGAATTGACCAGTCCCAGACCCCAGGCCGCGCAGGCAATCACGCTCACGATGCCCACAAAGCGCCACACGCCAATGCCCGAGGCGCGCATGGCCGTGACTTCGCTGTCTGCCGCCAGGCGGCTGAGGCCCAGCAGAATGCCGACCAGCACGGACATGGGAATGACGACGACGAAGATGTTGGGCAGCATCAGCAGAAACGCTTCGCCGACCGCCCCCATGGACGAGCTGTTGCGCACCGCCAACTCCAGCAGGTCGCCGAGGTTGGGCATGAAGAGCACGAAGGTAAAGAGCGCTCCCCCGATGAGCCCGTGGGAGAGGATTTCGCGCAGAATGTACCGCGTCAGAATGCGCACAGACGATGAACCACCCGAGAACTAACTTTGAGTGTACCGCGCCTGAAATCGTTGCAGCCGCAGGCTGTTGCCGAGCACGCTGACCGAGCTGAGCGCCATGGCCGCCGCCGCCACCGCAGGATTGAGCAGAATGTGGAACGCCGGATACAGCACGCCCGCCGCCAGAGGGATGCCCAGCACGTTATAGAGGAATGCCCAGCCCAGATTTTGCCGCATGATGCGCAGCGTCGCGCGCGAGAGCAGAATCGCGTCGGGAATCTGCGTCGGCTGGCCGCCCAGGAGAATGATGTCTCCCGCTTCGCGCGCCAGGTCAGTGCCGGTGCCCATGGCAATGCCGGCGTTGGCCTGGGCGAGCGCCGCGGCGTCGTTGATGCCATCCCCCACCATGCCCACGTTCTGTCCGGCGGCCTGCCGCTGCCGCACCACATCCAGCTTGTGTTCGGGGCGGCACTGGGCCACGACTTCTTCAATTCCTGCGGCGCTGGCAATGCTCTTTGCCGGAGCCTCGGCATCGCCGGTGACCATGGCCACGCGCAGCCCAAGCGCGTGCAACTTGCGAATCGCCTCCACCGCGCCGGGGCGCAAGGTATCACGCAACTCCAGGGAGCCGAGCCGTACTTCCTGTCCCGGCTCGCCCTGCCACACCTCGACCAGGGTGCCTTCGGTGCTGCTGTCGTCGCTTTCACGGGCCGCGCGGACGGAGATCAGCGTTCCGTTCAGCCGTGCCTGCACGCCGGTGCCGGGCAGCGCCTGAAAGTCGGTCACAGGCGCAAGCGCCAGTCCGCGTTCTTTGGCGGCGGCGGCAATGCCATGCGCCAGCGGATGCTCCGAGCCTTGCTCCACTGCGGCAGCCGTCGAGAGCAACTGCTGCTCGGTCACGCCCGGCGCGGGAGTCATCGCAATGACCGAGGGCTTGCCCTCAGTGATGGTGCCCGTCTTGTCGAGCAGCAGCGTATCGATGCGAGCCATGCGCTCGACGCTCTCGCCGCCCTTGAAGAGCAGGCCCATCTTTGCGCCGCGGCCTACCGCAACGGTCTGCGCGGCGGGCACGGCCAGCCCCATGGCGCAGGGGCAGGCAATGACCAATACAGAGATGGCGATGGCGAGCGCCCGCCCGGCATCGTGGCCGAGAAACGTCCAGACGAGAAAGCAGACCAGCGCGAGGCCGAGTACCGAGGGCACAAAGATGCCGCTGGCGCGGTCGGCAATCTGCTGCATCGGCGCTTTTGAGGATTGTGCCTGCTCCATGAGGCGCAGCATCTGCGCCAGCACGCTCTGCTCGCCCACGGCCGTGGCGCGAAACTGCAGTGCGCCGTCATAGTTGAGGGAGCCGCCAATCACGGTGTCGCCTACCCCGCGCGGCACGGCGCGGCTTTCGCCGGTAATGATCGACTCATCCACCGAGCTGCGGCCCTCGATCACGATGCCATCCACCGGAATGCGCTCGCCCGGGCGCACCACGACAATGTTGCCGCTCATGACTTCGGCGGCGGGAATCGCAACCTCGACGCCATTGCGCAGTACGCGGGCCGTCTCCGGCTGCAGCTTCATCAACTCATTGAGCGCGTTCAGGGTCTGGCGCTTGGCGCGGGCATCCAGCCAGCGGCCCACCAGCAGAAAGCCGAGAATCAGCAGCACCGCGTCGTAGTAGACATCGGCCGACATGCCATGGCGCAGAAAGAAGCCCGGCGCAAAGGTCGCCACCAGCGACGAAAGAAAAGCCGCGCCCGTGCCCAGCGCGACCAGCGTGTTCATATTGGTGCCGCGATGCACGGCGGCCCGCCATGCGGCGGCGTAGATGGCGGCTCCGCCAAAGACCATGCCCACAAGGGTGACCGCCAGCAGCACCAGATGCAGCACGAAAAGCCCCGTTGCCGTCAGGTGCGGGGTGACGGCCATCTGGGCAATCATCACGGCGATGCCGGCGGCGAGCGTGAAGGCTGCCCGGTTGCGCAGGCCGCGCTCCTCGGCGCGGTGGTCTTCGGGCGCGGCCGGGGCGTTATCCTCGCGCGGAAAGGCATCGTAGCCCGCGTCGGAGACCGAGGCCACCAGCGCATCGAGCTCGGCCTGCCCGGGCGTGGTGTCCGCCGCCCATCTCACCTCGGCGGAGTGCGTCATCAGATTGACGCTCGCCTCTGAGACGCCCGGCACCTCGCGCAGCGCATGCTCCACATGCGACTGGCAGGCAGCGCAGGTCATGCCCTCCACGCGCAGCCGCGTGGTCATTGGTGCGGTGCGGCCGGCCTGGGCAGTGGAGGCCATCAGGCGTGCGCGGCCTCAACTATGGCGTGATAACCGGCCTTGTCGAGCGATTGCAGCAAGGTGGCGTCTTCGAGCGTCTCCGGCGCGTGAACGCGGGCCGCGCCAATGCGGACTTCCTCCACCTTGGCGCCCGTCTTTTCGAGCGTCTGGGTGACGCGGCGAACACAGGCGCCGCAGTGCATGTTCTCAATTCTGAGCGTGATTTCGCGCATTCGATGTGCTCCTGTTTTTGCTGTCTTCTATTTGATGATGCCGCAGAAGGCGATTTCGGTTCGAGTTGGTTTCATCTTTCGTTAACCTGCTTGGGGAGAAGATTACAGGTATGCCCATGCGTTCTGCCGCTGTCGTTTCTGTGCTTTCACTCGCGCTCTGCGCGCCCGCCTTTGCCCAAAGCCAACCGGCAATTCCGCTGCCTACCAGTAAGATGATCTACGGAGATGTGCCGGGTTCGCCGCAGCGGGTCAACTCGCTGCCCATGGGCGTGGCCTGGTCGCCCCACCATCGCTACCTCGCCGTGGTGAATGCCGGCTTCGGCACCGTCGAGTCGAACTATGAGCAATCCATCGCGGTGCTCGACACGCAGACCGGCAAGATCACCGACAATCCTGATCCGCGTTTTGCGCTGGAGGCTTCGCAGACCCTCTACAACGGGATTGCGTTCTCCTCTGACGGCCGGCACCTGTATGTGAGCACTGACTCGCTTTCGGCTCCGGAGCAGCGGGATGCCAGCCACACCGGCAACGGCATTCTGGTCTACAGCTTTGACGCAGGCAAGCTGACGCCCGAGCGCGAGATTCCCATTCCGCTGCAAAAGCTGGCCGGCGGGCGCAAGCAGAACGCAATCGGCAAGCCGGTGCCCGCGGGCATGGCGATCCCCGCGCCCACCGGGCTGGCCGTGGTGCACTCGGCTCAGGGCGATGAACTGCTCGTGGCCGACGAGTTCTCAGACGACGCGCTGCTGCTCGATGCCGCCAGCGGCGACATTCTGCACCGCTTTGATCTCGCGGACGCGAGCATCGTGCCGGCGTCCTACCCCATCTCTGTCGTGGTGAGCCCCGAGGGCCGCCGTGGCTGGGTGGGCCTCTGGAATGGCTCGGCCGTGGTGGAGCTGGATCTGGCGAATGGCAAGATTCTGAGCCGCCTTGCGCTGCTGCCGCCCACGGTGAAGACCGGGCCCAGCTCGCATCCCATCTCTATGGCGCTCAGCCCCGATGGCCAGCGGCTTTATGTGGCACTGGCCAACCGCGATCGCGTCGCCCAGGTGGCCCTGCGCGGCAACGAGATGCGCGTGGAGCGCTTCTATAGCGTCCGGCTGCCGGGGCAGAAGTACTTCGGCGCCATTCCCAACGCCGTGGCCGTCTCGCCCGATGGCAAAACCGTCTACGTGGCCGACGCCGGCGGAGACAACGTGGCCGTGCTGCATCCGGCGGAGAAAAACCGTCCCGTAGCAGGGTTCATTCCGACCCAGTGGCTGCCCATGGCCGTGGCTGTGGATGGCCGCAATGTCTACATCGCCACCGGCAAGGGCAAGGGAACCGGGCCGAATGACTTCCCCCAGGCCAGGTCGCCGCACCCCTCCGCCCTTGAGCTGCGCCGCCACTACCAGAGCCCGCATACCTACATCGCCACGCTGCTGCATGGTTCGCTCGCGACCGTGAGCCGCCATGACATCGCATCGCATCTGGCCGCCTATACGCGTGAGACCCTGCGCGACAACCTCATGCAGGCCGCACAGCAGCAGATGACCTTTGCCGTCGGTGGCCACCCCATCCGGCACGTGATCTACATCATTAAAGAGAACCGCACTTATGACCAGATTCTGGGCGACCTGGGCGCGGGCAACGGCGATGCCAACCTGACCATGTATGGCTGGAAGATCACGCCCAACGAGCACAAGCTGGCGCTCCAGTTCGGCGTGCTCGACAACTTTTATGACTCGGGCGAGGTCTCCGGCGACGGGCATGTGTGGTCCAACGCGGCCATCAGCAGCGACTATACCGAGCGCGACTGGCAGCAGAACTACCGCAGCAGCGAGCGCACCTACGA
The DNA window shown above is from Acidobacterium capsulatum ATCC 51196 and carries:
- a CDS encoding flagellin → MSLGVLNNISALYAENNLNQTQSSLQNVLTQLSSGSRINSGADDAAGLSLANGLQANSAALTQSSTNASEGVGLLQVADGALSQVTSLLNRAVTLATEASNGTLNSSQDAAANQEYQSILSEINNIGSTTTYNSKQVFTGAAAGVSIYTGDSSSSGSSIDNLYFAPLTSSSVGDAGGTVQQSSSGQFVDLSKDTSGALTTAATQGDAISGALKFTITNADGTTSTITTTATTVSGLIQEINKDGIPGVTASFTTAGAVGLASGTVNAGDTGILLTNTNSSVAIAEGATAVTDTPTTIASTLATSTKGVATIDYVAASGGDTTANLSTTDLSSSADAQNALSALNGAISDVAAQRGYIGAQINTLNAVANVETTQQENVTSAENSVMATDYASATSQMSKYEILSQTGISALAQANSMQQLVTKLLQ
- the fliD gene encoding flagellar filament capping protein FliD; this translates as MSTVGLSFGSPTSGQGFDVTTTVNNIVTNLQAVETPWKNQLTSLQSQDTALTSIGTDLSALSTSLQALTDFQGVLAGKQGSSSDTSVLELTSAAATAVAGSHTIVVTSLAQTSSYYSNAVAATDTLSGSLSIQVGSGSAQTININSTNNTLSSLASAINSGSYGVTANVLTDSSGSRLELVSNTSGSGGNITVGGSLADTTTSSAVSFTQAQAGADAKLTVDGIALTSASNTVSNALPGVTFQLLSASPGTNVQVQITNDNTAVETAVSNFVTAYNKVVGDLNTQEGNTSSGTPEPLFGNPTIATLQQTLESALNFAQPANAASTSTTIGTKDTLSGSIAISVGGGTAQTVNVNSSTPTLAGLASAINSANLGVTASVITSGSDSTLSLVNATSGSTGAIGITSSLTDTTTGSAVAFGSSVANGVTSATQLGISVNNDGTLTLNSDTLNSLLNSNYQDVVNFLQPSGGYTSFGGNMTSVLSNLGNSGSSGAIYLALQENSTVESQLNTNISNEENLISQQKTELTSQLNQANITLQEIPMQLNQVNEMYSAITGYDKVYNG
- the fliS gene encoding flagellar export chaperone FliS; the encoded protein is MNYQKEALAGKNPVELIVALYDGMIRFLHEAVAAIERGDTSGRRVAIKRVLDILMHLQSRLRMDVGGTSAQSLSEFYAAIFALCLEGSRLASVKRLEEAMACVRDVREAWNIVARDPEVLRMLEQESQAPQLTHSTLAQEPAMASARWSA
- a CDS encoding ABC transporter ATP-binding protein, with the protein product MFRKLKPLVPYLKRYRRQFFWGGVSVVCSNAIWIFFPQVIRAAVDDLNSGVTKQKILFYAGLLVAVAAAKGVFLFLTRWIMIGISREIEFDLRNDMFRQLERQPASYFHQNRTGDIMARMTNDLNAVRMLLGPAIMYSANTLLFTLGSLYFLLRISPRLTLLALAPLPLASILVQALGRRIHERFERIQAMFSDISAQAQENFSGARLIRAFAQEEAQIQAFEKSNREYIRRSLRLVQLMGMLWPTLEFILGLAIAIALLVGGHEVIRHQISVGDFVAFTTYMLMLTWPIIALGWVVNLFERGTASVMRVHELLTAKPAIDESLARPDLNGVPITGEVTFRNLNFAYDNGTEVLHGIDLTIPAGGSLAIVGPTGSGKTTLVNLIPRLYDAAYGSVLIDGRPIQDYGFETLRSQIGFVPQESFLFSTTIRENIALGAPHATPEEVMEAAEAAHIRAEFELFPHGFETVVGERGITLSGGQKQRSALARAILRRPRILILDDALASVDTNTEEQILTHLGRVMEGRTTILISHRVSTVRHADHIAVLVHGRIVEYGTHDELMARNGYYADLHQKQQLEEELAVTQ
- the lptG gene encoding LPS export ABC transporter permease LptG, which translates into the protein MRILTRYILREILSHGLIGGALFTFVLFMPNLGDLLELAVRNSSSMGAVGEAFLLMLPNIFVVVIPMSVLVGILLGLSRLAADSEVTAMRASGIGVWRFVGIVSVIACAAWGLGLVNSLYLAPWSSRQTIHLEQSLANAQASYEVQPRVFYEDFKNYVLYVEDVKAGRGAARWGKVFIANLTNPDAPSITTAESATVINGPNQTILMRLHDGAQHQLSPTEPGDYNLSTFTETDVPLRTGSQEDVRFHRTDKRILAMTNRELIERSHGKGGTWFFIELQKRLAYPTACLVLMLVGVPLGMSSRRGGKSGGFVITIALVFIYYFLSSTGTALARQGKIPPLIGVWMANVLFAGCGIFLLRQMSTGGAAINAIATAGTWFRSRKKDDAIDTRHAVSTTRRRPLRGHFPLLLDEYVIREFLRVFVMVLVSFVMLMLFFTFFELVGDIIRNHSSLLVVGEYLIDLTPSMIYLITPLAVLIAVLVVFGLMNRSSEITAMKATGISLYRIVLPIMVIASLMAVGLFFFNEYYVPQANRKQQALRNEIKGLPAQTTSHPGEQWMFGKREPGHPGMIFYYQYFDPDTNTFLNLTVFEFDPQSFTLMKRTFAQMASWDQKDHRWILQDGWTRTFENHEIQSYQPFAVTTLPEMIETPHYFEKDFRQSTEMSFAQLRHYIADLSQSGFDTVRLRVQLDRKLADPLITLVMAVLAVPFALSMGKRGSLAGVSVAIGVAIAYWLISGTFEAMGDVSMLPAFLAAWSPDILFALAGTYLLLRTST
- a CDS encoding heavy metal translocating P-type ATPase, giving the protein MASTAQAGRTAPMTTRLRVEGMTCAACQSHVEHALREVPGVSEASVNLMTHSAEVRWAADTTPGQAELDALVASVSDAGYDAFPREDNAPAAPEDHRAEERGLRNRAAFTLAAGIAVMIAQMAVTPHLTATGLFVLHLVLLAVTLVGMVFGGAAIYAAAWRAAVHRGTNMNTLVALGTGAAFLSSLVATFAPGFFLRHGMSADVYYDAVLLILGFLLVGRWLDARAKRQTLNALNELMKLQPETARVLRNGVEVAIPAAEVMSGNIVVVRPGERIPVDGIVIEGRSSVDESIITGESRAVPRGVGDTVIGGSLNYDGALQFRATAVGEQSVLAQMLRLMEQAQSSKAPMQQIADRASGIFVPSVLGLALVCFLVWTFLGHDAGRALAIAISVLVIACPCAMGLAVPAAQTVAVGRGAKMGLLFKGGESVERMARIDTLLLDKTGTITEGKPSVIAMTPAPGVTEQQLLSTAAAVEQGSEHPLAHGIAAAAKERGLALAPVTDFQALPGTGVQARLNGTLISVRAARESDDSSTEGTLVEVWQGEPGQEVRLGSLELRDTLRPGAVEAIRKLHALGLRVAMVTGDAEAPAKSIASAAGIEEVVAQCRPEHKLDVVRQRQAAGQNVGMVGDGINDAAALAQANAGIAMGTGTDLAREAGDIILLGGQPTQIPDAILLSRATLRIMRQNLGWAFLYNVLGIPLAAGVLYPAFHILLNPAVAAAAMALSSVSVLGNSLRLQRFQARYTQS
- a CDS encoding heavy-metal-associated domain-containing protein; this translates as MREITLRIENMHCGACVRRVTQTLEKTGAKVEEVRIGAARVHAPETLEDATLLQSLDKAGYHAIVEAAHA